One Thermoanaerobacter pseudethanolicus ATCC 33223 genomic window, TTTAAAAGAGCTTATAAAAGTAAAAAAAGAAGGTATGAGGGCAGCAGTAATTTTTTTAATTCAAATGGATGATATAAAATATTTTACCCCTAATGACGAGCAGGACCCGGAGTTTGGGAAGTTTCTAAGAGAGGCTGTAGGTAAAGGAGTAGAAGCTTATGCCTATACCTGTGATGTTGGAGAAAACTACGTGTTTTTAAAAGACAGGGTGGAAGTTGTGTTATGACCCTGTCCTTTTTAGCGTCTCTTGATGTAATTTTTTATTTTTAGATTTTTAGCAAATATATGTTATAATAAAGTTGTAAACATTTTTAATGGGGGCGATTTTAATGGAAAAATTACAGCTTGAGGACTTTACAAAGTTTAAATTTTTGTCTGGTTTGAAATACTCTCCAAATGGCGATTATGCAGCTTTTGCAGTACATAGAATGGATGTAGAAGAAAATAAATATCTTTCTAACATATGGCTCTTAGATATAAAAAGTAGGAAATACTTTCAATTAACTTCTTTTAATGAGGAAAGGGGTTTTGTGTGGCTAGATAATGAGAACATACTTTTTTCAGGTAGCAGGAATCCTAAAGATAAAGAAAAGGTAGAGAGTGGAGAGGAATTTACTAGGTATTATAAAATAAACATCCATGGAGGAGAGGCATTAGAGGCTTTTGTAATTCCTAAGAAGGTTATGAATATTGAACCAATTGATGAAAACACTTTTTTACTGACAGCGAGATATAACGTAAATGAAAAAGAGTTGGAAGGGTTAAGTGAGGAAGAAAAACAAAAAGAGCTAAAGAAAAGGAAAGAAGAAAAAGATTACAAAGTTTTAGATGAAATTCCCTATTGGGTAAATGGAGCAGGTTTTATAAATAAGGATAGAGAGAGGTTATATTTATATCGTGCTAATGAAAATAAGTTACAACCTATTACTGACGAATACACAGATGTATCTTTGTTTAAGTTAAACAGAGATAAAAGTAAAGCAGTATTCATAGGGCGGACTTATAAAGATAAAATGGACCTTGTAAGCGATGTGTATATTTATGATGTTGCATCTAATGAAGTAAAGAAAATTAATAGAGACGAAGATTTTTCCTATAGATATGCTGACTTTTTAGGAGACAAAATAATTTGCACAGGTACTGACATGAAGAAATATGGAATCAATGAAAATGGCAAGTTTTACCTTTTAGATATTGATTCAGGTGAGAAAAAGTGCATAACTCCTGATTTGGATATGAGTTTAGGCAATTCTGTTGGATCTGATTCTAGATATGGTTCTGGTTATAGTTTTAAAGTAGAAGGAGATTATCTGTACTTTATATCTACAGAAAGGTATAATGCATACCTTAACAGGATAGATGTAAATGGGAAAATAGAAAAAGTGATAGCATCAGATGGGTCTGTTGACATGTTTGATGTAAAAGGGGAAAATATTCTCTTTATCGGTTTTAGAGGGTTAAAACTTTTGGAACTTTATGAATACAAAAATGGCGAAGAAAAGCAGTTGACAGATTTTAATGAGTGGGTGCAGAAGGAAAGAAAACTTTCAAAGCCAGAAAGGGTAGAAGTTGAGACAAGGCCCGGACATTTCATAGATGGTTGGGTTATAAAGCCTATAGACTATGAAGAAGGCAAAAAATATCCTGCTATATTAGATATCCATGGAGGACCAAAAACTGTATATGGCGAAATTTATTTTCACGAAATGCAGTACTGGGCGGCAGAAGGATACTTTGTATTTTTCTGCAATCCCAAAGGAAGCGATGGAAGGGGCAATGAGTTTGCTGATATAAGAGGTAAATACGGTACAATAGATTATGAGGATATAATGAAATTCACAGATTATGTATTGGAAAATTACAAAGACATTGACCCTTCAAGAGTAGGAGTGACAGGGGGCTCTTATGGAGGATTTATGACAAATTGGATTATAGGTCATACAGATAGATTCAAAGCAGCCGTTTCTCAAAGAAGTATATCTAATTGGACAACAGAATTTGGGACTACAGATATAGGTTATTATTTTGTCCCTGACCAAATAGGAGGAACACCTTGGGATAATTTTGAAAAGTATTGGGAACATTCGCCTTTAAAATACGCTGATAGAGTAAAAACTCCTACTTTGTTTTTGCATTCAGATGAAGACTATAGATGTTGGATGGCAGAAGCCCTGCAAATGTTTAGCGCTCTTAAATATTTTGGCGTGGAATCAAAACTGGTACTTTTCCACGGTGAAAATCATGAGCTTTCAAGAAGTGGCAAACCTAAACACAGAATAAGAAGGCTTAGAGAAATAACGGAGTGGTTTAATAAGTATTTAAAGTAAATTTTATAGCACCCTTACAGTATAGGGTGCTACATTAGTTTTAAGCTAATAAAGCTGCTACTACACCTACTAAAAAAATTCCATCGAATATACCTGCGCCTCCTATACTTATAGCATGAGAGTTTAGGTCTTTAAAATGAGGCAAATTTAAAAGGTCTGCTCCAATTAATGTGCCTAAAACTCCTGAGATATATGCAACAGGTGCTGCATTGTGGGGAGATAATAAAATTGCAGAGGCAGCTGCCACAAGAGGCGGTATAAAGGCAGGGAGGGTAATGCCTACTCCTGGCACAGGTTTAGCTAGTGCTTTTGCTACAATTGTAACTATTATAGTAGCTATTATAGTTGGGAGTAGTGGTGCCCTCGGCAAAAGGTACAAACTGAGAATGACGGGAACTACAGCTCCCCCTACGTTTACTGCAATTACTTGCTCTTGCACTCGTGGGGGATAGTAAAAAAGGAATGGGGAAAAATACCGCTCTTCTTCATGGACAATAATTTTTTTTCGAGATATAGGAATGTTGATCACACTTCCTATTAAAGATAAACTAAAAACAAAAACTGCCATTTGGGGAGATAATCCCAATTTTGCAAAAGAAAAAGTTGTTGCCTGCACAAAAAATGTAAATATCAAAAAAGGAAACAACAATATTAGGGAAAGTATCCAAATTAAAGGCATTACGAAAACCTCCTTAAATATTTGCTACTATATTGTTATAATATCATAAAAGTGATGGTCATATCCATTACTTATAAAAATTCTTTTGTTTTTTAGGAAAAAGGAATATAATATATTTGTCAAAATTTATTCAACGAGGTGAAGCAATGATAACGAGAGAAATGATAGATAGAATAAATTTCCTTTATCACAAATCACAAACAGAAGGTTTAACAGAAGAGGAAAAAGAAGAGCAGAAAAGGCTGAGGCAAGAATACGTGAAAGAAATAAAAGAGAGAGTAAGAAGAGAATTAGAAAGTATTAAATATGCTAACAATAGTTGCGAACATTGTGGTCATGACCATCATCACCATCATCACCACCACAGACATTAAAGATAAAGGAGAGATGAAAAATGTATGAAGTAACAAAGGGGAAAGTGAAGGATGATATTCCGGAATATATAACTTTAGAAGAAGCACTTACATTAAACAAAAATCAAGTCAGAGAAAATTACAAAGAATACATAAATTCAGTTTTTGTCTCTATGCTTTCAATGCTTCAGTTTGATAAACTTTTTGTAAGAGCTAAGGGAGTTTCAGTATGGGACAATGAAGGAAACGAATATTATGACTTTTTAGGAGGATATGGTGCTTTAAATTTAGGGCATAACCCCGATGAGGTCATCGAAGCTGTAGAAAAAGTAAAATATATGCCTAATATATTGCAAGCGGCTATTGGAAATTTGCCAGGAGTTCTTGCTCATAATCTTGCAAAAGTGACACCAGGGAATCTTAAAAGGAGCTTTTTCTGTAACAGCGGAGCTGAGGCAGTAGAAGGAGCTTTAAAACTTGCTAAAATTGCTTCAGGGAAACAAAAAATAGTTTACTGCCAAAACTCTTTTCACGGCAAATCCATGGGTGCCCTTTCAGTGACGGGACGAGAAAAATATCAAAAGTATTTTAAACCACTTGTGCCGGAGACAGTTCCTATTCCATTTGGAGATGAAAAAGCTTTGGAGGAAGCTTTGAAAGGTAGAGATGTTGCTGCTTTTATAGTAGAGCCTATCCAAGGGGAAGGCGGAGTTATCGTTCCTCCTGAGGGATATTTGAAAAAGGTAAGAGAGCTCTGTACTAAGTATGATGCTTATTTGATTTTAGATGAGGTGCAAACTGGGTTTGGAAGAACAGGAAAAATGTTTGCATGTGAGCACGAAGGAGTAGTTCCAGACATAATGTGCCTTGCGAAGTCTTTAGGTGGAGGAGTTATGCCTATCGGTGCCTATATAACCACAGAGGAGATATGGCAAAAAGCTTATGGGACTATGGAAAAAGCTCTTTTACATACTTCTACTTTTGGCGGTAATACCTATGCTTGTGCAGCTGCGATTGCTTCAATACAAGCTATTATAGAGAAAAAGCTTCCTGATGCTGCAAAAGAAAAAGGTGGATACTTTTTAGGTCGACTGAAAGAATTAAAAGAAAAACATCCAAAACTTATAAAAGATGTTAGAGGAAAGGGGCTTTTAATAGGAGTAGAGTTTAATCAACCAGAAGGTGGACTTCTTGACAAGATTTCTGGAGGAGCTATCTCAAAGTTTTCAAGTGAATATCTCGGCTCTTTAATTGCTGGAGAGCTTCAAAATAAACACAGAATTATAACGGCTTACACTTTGAATAATCCAAATGTAATAAGATTAGAGCCTCCTTTAATTGTGACAAAAGAGCAAATTGACAAAGTTGTAGATGCTTTAGATGAGATTCTTACAAGGAATAGTAGCTTTTTAGGTATTACTGTTTCTGGAGCTAAAACAGTTTTAGGGTCATTATTTAAGAGGCAGTGATTGAAAGAGGTGAAATAAATTTTGAGAGAATTGTTTGAAAAAGGAATAACTTTTGAGGAATTTGTAAAAGAATCGGAGGAATATATTGCTAGAAGAATAAAAGAGAGATATGAAAAGACAGTTTTAGATGAAGATTTGATAGAGAAAATAAAATTTAAAGATGAGATAAATATTTTGGCATTTGCTGAGAGTTGGTGTCCTGATTCTCAAGTTAATGTGCCTATAGTTGCAAAAATCGCAAGTTATAATAAAAATTTTAAACTGAGAATTTTAAAAAGAGAAGGTAACGAAGAGCACATGAAACCTTATTATATAGATGGTAAAGCTAAAATACCCACTTTTGTATTTATGGATAAAGATTTTAAAGAAATCGGGTATTGGATAGAAAGGCCTGAAATAGTAAAAGAACTTGCAAAAAGTGGAGAAGGAGAGTGGAAAAGAGATTATCTTAAAGGGAAATATGATAAAAACATAATTGAGGAAATTGTTAATATTTTGTCCCGGTAATTGTGCCGGGTTTTTTAAATTCGTTTAATTTATTAAGATTTTAAACGAAAATTAATAGTAAAGGGAGATAATAAAGTTAATCGGATATTTTTGAAGGTTGCATAATCCACAATAAAATGTATAATTTAATAAGTAATACACAAAATATTGTGGTTTTACATAAGAGGAGGAATTTCCTGTGAAAATTACTGAGAATGCGAGGAAGGTTCTGGAAAAAAGGTATTTGGCTAAAGATGAAAATGGCAAGCCTATTGAGACAGTTGAGGAGATGTTTGAAAGGGTTGCAAAGACTATTGCTGAAGTGGATTTAATCTATGACCAAAATGCTGATGTAGAAGCAGTAAAGAAAAGATTTTATGATATGATGGTGGATCTGGATTTTTTGCCTAATTCTCCTACGTTAATGAATGCCGGTAGGCCATTAGGCCAGCTTTCTGCTTGCTTTGTTCTTCCTGTGGGAGATTCTATGGAAGAGATTTTTGACGCGGTAAAGTACGCGGCAATTATTCACAAAAGTGGTGGGGGCACGGGATTTAGCTTTTCCCGCTTACGCCCCAAGGGAGCTACAGTCAGATCCACTGGAGGCGTTGCATCAGGACCTGTTAGTTTTATGAAAGTTTTTAATGCAGCGACAGAAGCAGTGAAACAAGGTGGTACCCGAAGAGGAGCAAACATGGGGATTCTGCGTGTAGACCACCCTGATATATTGGAGTTTATACAGTGTAAAAAAGACAACAATGAAATAACAAATTTTAATATAAGCGTGGCTATTACAGAAGAATTTATGAAGGCTGTTGAGGAAGATAGGGAATACGATCTAATAGATCCTCATACGGGTAAGGTTGTAAATAGATTAAGAGCAAGAGAAGTCTTTGACCTGATTGTAGAAATGGCTTGGAGAAATGGGGAACCGGGTATTGTATTTTTAGACAGAATAAATGAGAAAAATCCTACCCCCGAAGTTGGAGAGATTGAGTCTACCAATCCCTGCGGTGAACAGCCACTTCTTCCTTATGAATCTTGTAACTTAGGTTCAATTAATCTTGAAAATATGTTAAAAAAGGTAGAAGGTAGATACGTAATAGATTATGACAAACTTAGAGAAACGGTCTATGATGCAGTGCATTTTTTGGATAATGTAATAGATGCTAATAAATATCCTCTTCCGCAAATTGAAGAAATGACAAAAGGTACTCGAAAAATAGGGCTTGGGGTAATGGGATTTGCTAACATGCTTTTAAGACTTGGCATACCTTATGATTCTGATGAGGCTGTAAAACTGGGCGAAGAATTGATGGAGTTTATTGATGAAACTTCCAAAGAAGCATCGATTAAGTTAGCAGAACAAAGAGGTACCTTTGGTTTCTATGATAAGAGTATTTACAAAAAAATGGGTATAAAAATTCGAAACGCTACAACTACTACTATTGCCCCGACTGGCACCATATCTATCATTGCAGGTACTTCTAGTGGCATAGAACCGGTGTTTGCAATAGCTATGACGCGAAATGTTATGGATAATACAGAACTGGTGGAAGTAAACCCTGTATTTAAAGAGGTTGCCATTGAAAGAGGATTTTATTCAGAAGAACTGATGCGAGAAATTGCTCGAAGGGGAAGTCTAAAAGACATAAAGGGTATACCAGAAGATGTTAAAAGAGTTTTTGTGATAGCTCATGATATTGACCATGAGTGGCATGTTAAAATGCAGGCAGCTTTTCAAAAACATGTTGACAATGCAGTTTCTAAAACGGTGAACTTTAGAAATGAAGCTACAGTAGAGGATGTTAGAAGAACTTATCTTCTTGCCTATAAACTTGGTTGCAAAGGGGTTACTATATACAGAGATGGAAGTCGTGAATCGCAAGTATTGAATTTGGGCATAAAAGAGAAAAAAGAAGAAGCAAAACCTAAAGAAGAGCAAACTAAAAATGAACCTTTAAGACCAAGGCCAAGACCTCCTGTGACAAGAGGAATAACTGAAAAAGTGAGAATAGGTTGTGGAAATCTTTATATAACAGTTAATTATGATGACCAAGGCATATGTGAGGTATTTACAAATCTTGGAAGAGCAGGTGGATGTCCTTCACAGTCAGAAGCTACAAGTAGGCTTATATCTATAGCATTGCGCTCAGGCATTGATGCTAAGACAATTGTAGAGCAATTAAAAGGTATAAGATGTCATTCTACTTTAAGGCAAATGGCTACAAACAAAGAAATAAAAGTGTTATCTTGCCCTGATGCTATTGGCAAGGTTATTGAAAAAGTGATGAAAATCCGAGTGGAAGAGGAGCAGCAATTTGCACCTATTGATGTACCTATATATGAAAATAATCATAATGGCGATGAAGATGACCCTAAAGAAGAAGTTGCATTGAGTGAAGCTGACTTATTAGACGAAGAAAAGTTTTGCCCTGAATGTGGCAGTCCGATAGAGCATGAAGGTGGTTGTGTTGTGTGTAAAAACTGTGGCTATTCTAAATGCGGTTGATATTTATAAAAAACCTTCTGTAGCAATTGCTACAGAAGGTTTTTTATAAATATTTAAAGGGAAGTACAAGATTCGACATATTATGATGGGGATTTGTGGTACAATTGGCTCTGATAAATAAATGTGATCAATTTTATAAACCTTATCAGCCCAAGAAGGATTTTTGAAATAAATGTAGAATACTAATATGATTCGGAAAAACGAGGGGATTAGTATGGGGAAGTACAGGGAACTGGTTTTTAATATAACCTTAATTACAATAGGAAGTATATTATTTGTGTGGGCACTTTACCGCTGTGGTATTGGAATTGATTGGAGAGTCTTTTTGATTTTATTAGCTTTCGCAATAATTTTGGATAATATTGGCATAATGTATACAGATATAAAATTATCTTTAAGCCCTACAATAGGAATAACTACTTTTTTGATTTTTGGCACGGTTGGAGCGGCTACTCTCATGGTATCCTCTGTTATGTTTGATACTATTGTAGTAAGAAAAAAGATAAAAAATGGGCTTTTAAATGGAGGAATGTTTTCTATTGCATATTTAGTGGCAGGATGGTTTTATGAATTCATAGGTGGAAAAATTGGCATAGTTTCTTTTTCGCAAGTTAAATATATTTTAAGTTACGTCATAATAAGTTTCCTTTTGAATAATTTTATACTGTACTATGCTTTAAAAGTACAGGGGAAGATTTTGTTTAAAGAGTATTGGAATGAGAGTGTATTATTAGAGTTGGGTACTTATATAGTTATGATTCCTGTTTCATTACTTCTTGCATATATTTATTTTAAACATAGCCTTCTGTTTTTTGTGTTATCTTTAACTCCACTTATATTCATAGCATATGCTTTTAGGATGATTAGAGATTTGATTAAGGCAAATAAAAGGCTTAACGCCATATATGAGATGGTTAAAATGATAAATTCGAAGTTAGAGTTGGAGCAAATATTAGATACTATTATAGAAGTTATTTCTCAAGTTGTTTCAGTATCTGCAGCAGCAATATATTTGACAGATTCTAATGGGGTAGCTGCTTTAGTAAAATCGATAGGTAATAGAGAGGGAGAGGAAGGCTTTAAAGAAAATTACTTCAAAGATGAGGGAATAATAGGAAAGTGCATATCTTCTAACAAAACAATAGCAATTAAGGATTTAAAGCAGGATAAAAGATTTTTAAAAGAACAATTTTTAAATAACTATGGCAGTGTAGTAGTAGCTCCTTTAAGGTTTTCGGGATCTGTCATTGGATGTCTTATGGTGTTGCATGTAGAGACAAATGTGTTTGATGAGGATTCTGTTAAAATCATAGAGATAATCGTAGATCAA contains:
- a CDS encoding vitamin B12-dependent ribonucleotide reductase — protein: MKITENARKVLEKRYLAKDENGKPIETVEEMFERVAKTIAEVDLIYDQNADVEAVKKRFYDMMVDLDFLPNSPTLMNAGRPLGQLSACFVLPVGDSMEEIFDAVKYAAIIHKSGGGTGFSFSRLRPKGATVRSTGGVASGPVSFMKVFNAATEAVKQGGTRRGANMGILRVDHPDILEFIQCKKDNNEITNFNISVAITEEFMKAVEEDREYDLIDPHTGKVVNRLRAREVFDLIVEMAWRNGEPGIVFLDRINEKNPTPEVGEIESTNPCGEQPLLPYESCNLGSINLENMLKKVEGRYVIDYDKLRETVYDAVHFLDNVIDANKYPLPQIEEMTKGTRKIGLGVMGFANMLLRLGIPYDSDEAVKLGEELMEFIDETSKEASIKLAEQRGTFGFYDKSIYKKMGIKIRNATTTTIAPTGTISIIAGTSSGIEPVFAIAMTRNVMDNTELVEVNPVFKEVAIERGFYSEELMREIARRGSLKDIKGIPEDVKRVFVIAHDIDHEWHVKMQAAFQKHVDNAVSKTVNFRNEATVEDVRRTYLLAYKLGCKGVTIYRDGSRESQVLNLGIKEKKEEAKPKEEQTKNEPLRPRPRPPVTRGITEKVRIGCGNLYITVNYDDQGICEVFTNLGRAGGCPSQSEATSRLISIALRSGIDAKTIVEQLKGIRCHSTLRQMATNKEIKVLSCPDAIGKVIEKVMKIRVEEEQQFAPIDVPIYENNHNGDEDDPKEEVALSEADLLDEEKFCPECGSPIEHEGGCVVCKNCGYSKCG
- a CDS encoding thioredoxin family protein, whose amino-acid sequence is MRELFEKGITFEEFVKESEEYIARRIKERYEKTVLDEDLIEKIKFKDEINILAFAESWCPDSQVNVPIVAKIASYNKNFKLRILKREGNEEHMKPYYIDGKAKIPTFVFMDKDFKEIGYWIERPEIVKELAKSGEGEWKRDYLKGKYDKNIIEEIVNILSR
- a CDS encoding DUF896 domain-containing protein, which produces MITREMIDRINFLYHKSQTEGLTEEEKEEQKRLRQEYVKEIKERVRRELESIKYANNSCEHCGHDHHHHHHHHRH
- a CDS encoding DUF1614 domain-containing protein, which encodes MPLIWILSLILLFPFLIFTFFVQATTFSFAKLGLSPQMAVFVFSLSLIGSVINIPISRKKIIVHEEERYFSPFLFYYPPRVQEQVIAVNVGGAVVPVILSLYLLPRAPLLPTIIATIIVTIVAKALAKPVPGVGITLPAFIPPLVAAASAILLSPHNAAPVAYISGVLGTLIGADLLNLPHFKDLNSHAISIGGAGIFDGIFLVGVVAALLA
- a CDS encoding aspartate aminotransferase family protein, whose amino-acid sequence is MYEVTKGKVKDDIPEYITLEEALTLNKNQVRENYKEYINSVFVSMLSMLQFDKLFVRAKGVSVWDNEGNEYYDFLGGYGALNLGHNPDEVIEAVEKVKYMPNILQAAIGNLPGVLAHNLAKVTPGNLKRSFFCNSGAEAVEGALKLAKIASGKQKIVYCQNSFHGKSMGALSVTGREKYQKYFKPLVPETVPIPFGDEKALEEALKGRDVAAFIVEPIQGEGGVIVPPEGYLKKVRELCTKYDAYLILDEVQTGFGRTGKMFACEHEGVVPDIMCLAKSLGGGVMPIGAYITTEEIWQKAYGTMEKALLHTSTFGGNTYACAAAIASIQAIIEKKLPDAAKEKGGYFLGRLKELKEKHPKLIKDVRGKGLLIGVEFNQPEGGLLDKISGGAISKFSSEYLGSLIAGELQNKHRIITAYTLNNPNVIRLEPPLIVTKEQIDKVVDALDEILTRNSSFLGITVSGAKTVLGSLFKRQ
- a CDS encoding sensor domain-containing diguanylate cyclase, which translates into the protein MGKYRELVFNITLITIGSILFVWALYRCGIGIDWRVFLILLAFAIILDNIGIMYTDIKLSLSPTIGITTFLIFGTVGAATLMVSSVMFDTIVVRKKIKNGLLNGGMFSIAYLVAGWFYEFIGGKIGIVSFSQVKYILSYVIISFLLNNFILYYALKVQGKILFKEYWNESVLLELGTYIVMIPVSLLLAYIYFKHSLLFFVLSLTPLIFIAYAFRMIRDLIKANKRLNAIYEMVKMINSKLELEQILDTIIEVISQVVSVSAAAIYLTDSNGVAALVKSIGNREGEEGFKENYFKDEGIIGKCISSNKTIAIKDLKQDKRFLKEQFLNNYGSVVVAPLRFSGSVIGCLMVLHVETNVFDEDSVKIIEIIVDQASVAITNAKRYYEVTKKSITDPLTKTYNRRYFNDALMENIMRADETSEPVSLIMFDLDNFKLINDTYGHLVGDEVLKEVAKRIKNNVRSDDIVARFGGEEFAVILPKLTAEQAYMIAERIRNEVSSRPIRTDKGDIYVTITGGVADYPEKADSAEKLISHADRALYAGGKSKGRNKIAIYEV
- a CDS encoding S9 family peptidase; translated protein: MEKLQLEDFTKFKFLSGLKYSPNGDYAAFAVHRMDVEENKYLSNIWLLDIKSRKYFQLTSFNEERGFVWLDNENILFSGSRNPKDKEKVESGEEFTRYYKINIHGGEALEAFVIPKKVMNIEPIDENTFLLTARYNVNEKELEGLSEEEKQKELKKRKEEKDYKVLDEIPYWVNGAGFINKDRERLYLYRANENKLQPITDEYTDVSLFKLNRDKSKAVFIGRTYKDKMDLVSDVYIYDVASNEVKKINRDEDFSYRYADFLGDKIICTGTDMKKYGINENGKFYLLDIDSGEKKCITPDLDMSLGNSVGSDSRYGSGYSFKVEGDYLYFISTERYNAYLNRIDVNGKIEKVIASDGSVDMFDVKGENILFIGFRGLKLLELYEYKNGEEKQLTDFNEWVQKERKLSKPERVEVETRPGHFIDGWVIKPIDYEEGKKYPAILDIHGGPKTVYGEIYFHEMQYWAAEGYFVFFCNPKGSDGRGNEFADIRGKYGTIDYEDIMKFTDYVLENYKDIDPSRVGVTGGSYGGFMTNWIIGHTDRFKAAVSQRSISNWTTEFGTTDIGYYFVPDQIGGTPWDNFEKYWEHSPLKYADRVKTPTLFLHSDEDYRCWMAEALQMFSALKYFGVESKLVLFHGENHELSRSGKPKHRIRRLREITEWFNKYLK